The Corticium candelabrum chromosome 18, ooCorCand1.1, whole genome shotgun sequence genome includes a region encoding these proteins:
- the LOC134193956 gene encoding WD and tetratricopeptide repeats protein 1-like yields MNEGLCWSLLDRQRNSAGTRLLERRFNGTRSQVECLGLESELKGHSSCVNCLEWNRDGTVLASGSDDQTAIIWDALAYKRRLTHRTGHSGNIFSVKFLPQSNDGLLVTAAADGEIRLHDLSRGEVIEEFRSNEKRVKRISVTPDMPYMFWSAAEDGTVRQYDLRESSSQRDMILINLCSGSSPHTETKCLSLNPTQPHLLAVGCSDQYVRLFDIRKLTARPQAQTSQPYADDSPVFFFCPGHLNEQITKRMKRYRQYAVTYVTWSLDGRELLVNLGGEQVYLYDLYDHRQPVHFSSMSTNSTSNGLDSTSGEDTFTVEPISDRALQLKLEGNTAFKQQQYSRAIYLYSEAMIYSSKQPVLHANRAAAYLKRQWFGDVYAALRDCYTALLFDPTNHKAHLNKASCFHQLKWHQLARQCIQHFQQRFPTRAAKSRELAREIEEHASKSLKTSKSKDSTNGSDVEAESTVEKKFQRLALDFKSHYCGHCNTTTDIKEASFFGGQSQYIAAGSDDGHCFIWEKKTARLVQVINGDESIVNCVQPHPSQLLLATSGIDPVIRLWSPHSQNYDRIVGHASVRSENNHIASMEKIAAENQKRMRSDPLEIMLMNMGMRLGPLISGESGDEEEEAVHCRPS; encoded by the exons ATGAACGAAGGGTTGTGTTGGAGCTTGTTGGATAGACAG AGAAACTCAGCTGGTACCCGGTTACTTGAGCGGCGGTTCAATGGAACGAGAAGTCAAGTTGAATGTTTAGGGCTAGAGAGTGAGCTTAAG GGTCATAGCAGTTGTGTAAACTGCTTGGAATGGAACAGAGATGGAAC AGTATTGGCATCAGGCTCTGATGATCAGACTGCAATAATTTGGGATGCTTTGGCTTACAAAAGAAGGTTAACTCACAGAACAGGGCACTCAGGAAATATTTTCAGTGTGAAG TTTCTACCTCAATCTAATGATGGTCTGTTGGTGACAGCAGCTGCAGATGGTGAAATTCGTCTTCATGATTTGAGTCGCGGTGAGGTGATTGAAGAATTTCGATCTAATGAGAAACGAGTGAAGCGAATTTCTGTAACACCTGACATGCCTTATATGTTTTGGAGTGCAGCAGAGGATGGTACAGTCAG GCAATATGATCTAAGAGAATCTTCATCTCAGCGTGACATGATTCTCATTAATCTCTGTTCGGGTTCTAGTCCACATACAGAAACAAAATGTCTTAGTCTTAATCCCACTCAACCACATCTTCTAGCTGTTGGATGTAGCGATCAATATGTTCGTTTATTTGATATTCGTAAACTCACTGCAAGACCACAGGCACAGACAAGTCAACCATATGCAGATGATTCACCAGTCTTCTTTTTCTGTCCTGGTCATCTTAACGAGCAGATTACCAAACGTATGAAACGATATCGTCAGTATGCTGTGACGTATGTGACATGGAGTCTGGATGGGCGAGAGCTGTTGGTAAATCTGGGAGGCGAACAAGTTTATTTATACGATCTTTATGACCATAGACAACCAGTGCACTTTAGTAGCATGTCTACCAATAGCACAAGTAATGGACTTGACAGCACATCAGGAGAAGATACATTTACAGTGGAGCCAATCTCTGATCGTGCATTGCAGTTGAAGCTGGAGGGAAACACTGCTTTTAAGCAACAACAGTACAGTAGAGCCATCTATCTGTACAGTGAAGCCATGATATATTCGTCTAAACAACCTGTACTTCATGCCAATAGAGCAGCAGCATATCTCAAGCGCCAATG GTTTGGTGATGTCTATGCTGCACTAAGAGATTGTTACACTGCTCTTTTGTTTGACCCAACTAACCACAAAGCACATCTGAACAAAGCAAGTTGTTTTCATCAGCTGAAGTGGCATCAGTTAGCAAGGCAATGTATCCAGCACTTCCAGCAACGCTTCCCAACACGTGCAGCTAAATCAAGAGAATTAGCTAGAGAGATTGAGGAACATGCCAGCAAGAGCTTGAAGACGTCAAAGAGCAAAG ATTCTACAAATGGATCTGATGTGGAGGCTGAAAGTACTGTAGAGAAAAAGTTTCAACGCCTTGCTCTTGATTTCAAATCTCATTACTGTGGTCATTGtaatacaacaacagataTTAAAGAGGCTAGCTTTTTTGGTGGTCAAAGTCAGTACATTGCTGCTGGTAGTGATGACGGTCATTGTTTTATCTGGGAAAAGAAAACAGCTCGATTAGTCCAAGTGATTAATGGAGATGAGTCTATTGTAAACTGTGTTCAACCTCATCCAAGTCAGCTACTACTGGCTACCAGTGGAATTGACCCAGTCATTAGACTATGGTCTcctcattcacagaattatGATAGAATAGTTGGACATGCATCAGTACGTTCAGAAAATAATCACATTGCCAGTATGGAGAAGATTGCTGCAGAAAACCAAAAAAGAATGCGCTCCGATCCATTAGAAATTATGTTAATGAATATGGGGATGAGATTGGGACCACTGATAAGTGGAGAATCTGGGGATGAAGAGGAAGAAGCAGTTCACTGCAGACCAAGCTAA